tttaaatagccttgggcttctttaggttgtcttcaactgatctccgagatcttctccgcttgaggtggaatccgcaacagcttctccttgaccgggtcctgcgcttcttcttgttatgacgtgagcttcctcttcgtcgtgacctctttAGTTAGGATCCTTAACTTTCAGCCTTCGGCTCTAGCTTAGCTCTCTTTAGGTTTTGAACTCGCgatgggcctatcgcggcccatcatcatcttctattaTATGataatcagctaccgggccatattcgggcccaacagttgcccccagctctcgagatgaggtttcgttattttcgggagctagacctagccgcccaagctagattctcttgttgagatcatgattactagctatctcaaccgTATTTATCTTTATCTGATCGAACGGCTGTAATCTTTCTTTAATTAAATCGACGGCTTAGATTAAAGCGAGTTTGAAATTCAATTTCCGActttcgagacgtgatgggatataatctgagagaattaactacttgtctctccacttcctccacgcctctcgacggtttccaaggtaattcacctctttcctttattttactgtttttcgtcattatattttttttttatccgctTCTTGATCAATCTAGTTCTCCATCTTGAACTTCTCTCTGAGATTCTGCCTTAGATcgattctcttcttttgcttcctattttccttttctttcactatcatgagtcgaaaagaaggttccggcgaagtTCAGATCTCAGCCTCCGGCGCCCGTATTATGAAGGTCAAACGGGAAGCTGGTGAGAAGATGACGGAAGAAAAAGGTTAAGGACTCGATCGGAGCAAGAgttaagaggatgaagaagaaaggcggcaagagcgcctcctctggTCCTCACTTTCCTTCCCTCTTGAAGGGTCAGGACGTCGTCAATCTTGCCgttcaagctcacggcaagAGCGATCTAGTTAGAGCTTGTGCTGAAGATGAGACCCCCGAgaccgttccggagggttggttctgcgttcatgagaaatatatctccaagtgccaccttagatttcctcttcccacccttttgctggatctcttagatcattaccagctagctcttcctcaactttgcccgtcggtcatccgagtgataaacgggttcatcactagagccaaggaggaaggagttatcgttGGGCTATCTGAGctaatgagtctcttctcgataaaggagagcacttccaaggatggcgggagcggtacctactatctcccttgtcgtccagggctaggcgtATTCAAGTTCTCGGCCAGTGACGATGACTGGCGcaagaagtatttttatgtcaagattgacccctTGACGGTTCATGTAGGCCGTGACCTCAGGAACTCATGGTCTGATATttccggttaggattttagggatatgtTCACATGTTTATCTTTGTTTGTCATGTTATGCTAATTgtcttttgacttttttttttgcagaaatcaAAGATCCTGTCAAGTTGTCTAGCAAATTCACTAGAGCTCTCTACAGGAAGCTACAGCATAGTCCTAACACTTGGGTGGCTTACACCACTTCGAGAGTCGGATCAGCTAGGTTTCCTGAACGATACCaggcgtccttccctgattcagtgacggttgctggtttagaaggtaaccttttattcttaattcatgatttttactaTTCGAATTTGTCTCATGTGATTAATGAATCTTTTTCATGTTTTAGTTTCTGAGGGTGATTCAGTTTTCGAAGTTTcctccggagcaagtacttcctcgaagactcaatcacagaagatgccaattcaaccttccttccgttccaggggtagatcgaccaaggctgccagctcctctagagggagtgacaagaaccagggaggatccttccttgactctgtgaaggaggctcttgacgaaggaggctctgctcctgctaaaggtgttggctcttcggagcctaaggttcaggaagttggccttccctctgAGGTCCCGATGGCTGAGGCTGATCCTCAAATGGTGAGGGATCCTCCGGAGTTTGAGCccccgaggaacaagaggtcccgaactgaccaggttgacagaccttcgaggtcttcctcctcctcctctagaggaggaaccgttggctggaactttgctcattcgaagcctggatcggttttggacgatccgtggggtttggctactctgatgaggcatatgaagagtcccgggtgttccctcccctcgatctccaatctcacgcacaaggatgagtacgtcgatattgctcatcacatgggtcaggtatgaagtcTATTTCATCTTTTAGCTTtttctttggaagatttttgctAAATCGTTTTCTGTTTTCTGTAGCTGGCTGGTGCTATCAACAGAGCTCAGTTCAAATTTGAGGACGCTGTACACAATGCCCccagtgctgaggaattagcccaggtcactgaattggtcaaggccaacaagactgagctcaatcagactcgggctctgatctcggatctccaagctgaggtaaagagacttggctccaagtgtgatgctcagcaagggacgatcgagagccagctgattgacctccaggtgaaaaataggaagattggggatttggatgctgctcggaagatagccgagtatcaagtcaaggagctgattgCCACATCTcagagcagccagaagaacaaggaagctgaggtcaggctagccgtccggagaggaaagaaggaggtagccgaagcctacaacaaaattctggttgttgtcaaggagaagttctccaagaagaaggacgaagtcgacctcctggttcatgctcaagagattcaagccaacaccgagctcctgaaagacatgctggacggcgagattaagagtactcaagacGAGTATGATCGCTTGGTGGCAATAATGCCGGAGGCTGTTGCGgcatacgagaaggctcaggtctcggacttctcgatcggcaagctccctcttccccaactctctgagagctcaggtacttttgaggttaatatgtttaatctctccttttctggagagttcggttctaatttgggattggtgggttcttactcagccccagtcgaagccgcctctggaggtagcgacaaggagatggaggaggaggttcctgaggaggaagatccagctggtaagggagctgagaagagctcggatgacaaggaagtttaagagctgaggctctttcatgttttctaggatttctgcccgatgggctttgtttcatttgtttctaagacttatagcctgaggaggcttttaaacctttgtttaatttcaaacttggttttcgtttcattttgagtttttggctttAGTCGTGAAATATGACAACTTGATCATAATCGAATCTTatgataagtctggaagactttggtcgtttttagttccttaagaggaattcttggagtatcgggattagcttaaggtttttaggaacctaagtttaatttggacaccttaggtgggggttcttgggaacctgaatttgtttgtgggattttaagacccgttgagacttgcttaggattttaagaccttctgaggtttgataaggattttaagacctttgtgatttgatgaggattttaagaccttggagatttgataaggattttaagaccttggagatttgataaggattttaagaccttggagatttgataaggattttaagaccttggagatttggtaaggattttaagaccttgggtccaggttcgtcgagacctgatattgcttgaaggattttaagaccttttagattgttaaggattttaagaccttagatccAGGTTTGTAGGGACCTGAGCTAATCCGAAGGGtttttaggaccctaggtccatgtttgcagggacctgttttgttaaagaattgagatatcgagaataatttctttattgataattggatacatggtatcatagtaatcatacaattgctgtattataacgatcatacatttgctgcgtgggctatgtgattttaatcagacatatgccccctttgattgtggtgaacgaagtgttgaaatgaggttggggctgcactcatgacggagttgcctacgtacccagtcaagggatcaagcctaacgtagttcaggaattttaggtacctaatgataatatctcttaagattcgtggcgttccacgatctgatttcaggtaccccggttcgcacctttcggagcttgtaaacgccaggtcgtaccacgtggatgatctggtagggaccttcccagttggttcctaacttcccagcatctggttccttggttccttcgaaaactttcctaagtactaggtcacctacagcgaactgtcggagcctgactttggaattgtactgtcgtgccattgcttgctgatagttctgaatgcgaatcagagctcggtcccgtctttcctcgattagatcgaggctgtcagttaggagctgatcattagctgcgggattggacgtgcagagttcccggcggaggctaccagcaatggtttcagctggaacgacagcttccatcccatatgctaaggaaaaaggagtttcttctgtagcttttcgtggggtggttcgacatgcccaaagtacttcaagtaacttttctgaccagagttccttctgggttccgaggcgtttcttgaggtttgctaatactgatttattagcagcctccgcctgtccgtttccttgaggtcggcgaggtgatgagaaggtcaggcgaatattccacttgtcacaaaatattttgaaatcgtgggatatgaattgtcctccattgtcagttacgatttcgtatgggacgccgtgtctacacacgatttctttccacacaaattgctcgacctcgaccctggttacctgttggaaagcttcagcctctatccatttcgtgaagtagtctgttaggactaagaggaagcgtagcttcttctttccacttcctgatgctactagtggtcccacgatatccatggaccatctcataaatggataaggggcggatatgttggatagcttttccgcaggttggtgtataatcggtgcatgcctctggcatttgtcgcatgaagaggaataggcctcgcaatctgcaataatggtaggccagaaatatccttgtcttttgattctgatggctagagctcttcctccagagtggttcccgcaggaaccatcgtgcatttccttcatgagtctcatagcaacgaggccatggacgcattttaggtaaggtccggaaatgcttcgtttgaggaggacagattcagttacgcaatatctcgcgcttaatgctttgagctttcgagcctcccatttattgggtggagtctttccttctaggatgtattgcgtgattggaattctccaatcctctctccctacaactttgttatgaagagacgagggaggttcctgttcagGACCTGGTGttgtggtgcccccggaggtattggtaggattgggttccagggagtctgaattccgaggaatacctccagatgaattttggagagctgaacggcttctggttttgactctgcagacgagtgggtctgagttggtgcccccgggggtattcttgagatcaggctccagggagtctgaatttcgaggaataccttccgtgatttggattgtgttcccggaggtatgctttttagagctgcatattctggtttttgggaaccaaaatgttgtgaaaacttgggtagctaccgtttcagggcaggtaccctcgggttgctctgttagtttgctctctttctcagctttagtagctatgtcgatgcttggtttttcgattccttctacgggtatgatccgttttacgagggggtctgacgtggaagctaaagcagccaacgcatctgctgaggagttctctcctcgtgggatccttgttagctcgaatttgtcgaactgtctggtgaggttctggacggcttcgagatatgcccccattctttcgtccctcgtttcatattctccgtgaaactggctagctactagctgtgagtcactataagcgtttagttctcgaattccgagacttagggcgagtttcaaccctgcgattagtgcttcatattcagcttcgttgtttgaggcgctgaatccgagcctatatgactgctcaatggtttctcctgctgaagaagttagccttagaccgacgccggagccctgttttgacgaggctccgtcgacatacaggctccacttcggagattccatttcggagtctaattgctcggatgctagttcaatgacaaaagtcggcaaggacctgagctttcgctgctgctcgaggtctatactcaatatcgtattcactgagctctatggcccatttggcCAACCGCCcggactggctagggctgtgcaatatcattcgtaatggttgtgaggtcattacgacgatgaatgcgattggaagtaaggtcgcagtTTTCTCtagcagctgttacgactgctgcTAGAGCTAgcttttccattgcagggtaccttgtttcggcatctatcaaactcttactggtgtaatagacaggtctttgttcgtttgttcctctcgtacccaGCCGTGcctaactgcagcagtcgacACAGCAAGGTacaggtacaatggctctcctactactggtttagataggatcggaggttcggagaggtaagcttcaattgcttgaaggcttcctcgcatttctcgtcccataagaacttcttattatttcttagaagcttgtagaacgggagacacttatcggtggacttgggatatgaatcgatttaatgccgcgattcgtccagtcaatctctgtacctctctagTTGTCTCCTAGGTGACGGCAATCTTCtagaaggttgctatctgctgcggatTGGCTTtgcaatgcctctttcggttacgaggtagcctaggaactcgcccgagggtaccccgaaggtacatttagtgggattgagcttcatatcgtacttgttaaggatatcgaagcattctctTAAATGGgcgatatggtcttctccagctgaggacttgactagcatatcgtcaatatagacctccatggtttttccaagttgcccagcaaacatcttatttactagcctctggtAGGTAGCTCCCGcattctttaatccgaatggcataaccttgtaacaataggttcctcgttcggttatgaatgcagttttctcctggtcatcaggatccatcatgatttggttgtatcctgagaaggcatccataaaggataggagtcgatggccagctgttgcttcaaccaggcggtcgatgtgaggtaacgggaagctgtctttaggacaagctttgttcaggtctgtgaagtctacacagattctctatttcccgtttttcttctttaccactactgggttagctaaacAGTCGGGGTAGTGTActtctcgaatggacccagctttcgtaagtcggtcaacttcatcgttaacagcttgagccttctcgaggcctagcttgcgacgcttttgtttgatcgatttgaaagtagggtctacttttagcttatgggtggtgacgttcggatctatgcctttcatgtcactggtggaccatgcaaaggttttgacattgcttttcagaaaatcaatgagctccttttttgtttcaggaggtagctcggatccgatgctcacctgtctttcaggatctgagtcatcaatgcaaactttttcagtgaggttcttggggggacctcagatattttgttgcatttcgcgaccctcctggatctgtaattgctattggggggattttttgaggatttcgaatcctcccaaatagcagatcctggatatcttctggctaccgtgtatggtagctatcccttcgggtgttgggaattttacgcattgatgatacgttgaggctactgccttcattttgtgaatccagggtcttcacaggatcgcatggaacggggaaggtctgtcgatgacttctaagttggtcattttcattattccgccagctatgactgggagcttgatagttcccaatgaggtagctgtttctccggagaagcctacgaggttagctttttggccgataatttcgtagtcatctatttccatcccttttagggtgttatagaaaatgaggtcgacagagcttcttgtgtctatcatgagctt
The genomic region above belongs to Raphanus sativus cultivar WK10039 unplaced genomic scaffold, ASM80110v3 Scaffold2459, whole genome shotgun sequence and contains:
- the LOC108831630 gene encoding uncharacterized protein LOC108831630, whose amino-acid sequence is MNLFHVLVSEGDSVFEVSSGASTSSKTQSQKMPIQPSFRSRGRSTKAASSSRGSDKNQGGSFLDSVKEALDEGGSAPAKGVGSSEPKVQEVGLPSEVPMAEADPQMVRDPPEFEPPRNKRSRTDQVDRPSRSSSSSSRGGTVGWNFAHSKPGSVLDDPWGLATLMRHMKSPGCSLPSISNLTHKDEYVDIAHHMGQLAGAINRAQFKFEDAVHNAPSAEELAQ